One window from the genome of Bacillus rossius redtenbacheri isolate Brsri chromosome 12, Brsri_v3, whole genome shotgun sequence encodes:
- the LOC134537370 gene encoding uncharacterized protein LOC134537370, giving the protein MAVIAPLVLVLALAAAVLGECHNPPAVDNLDSSEILGTWKAIAWPKKYNGKYKCGNQTLERSGDVINYVIHQYNVTAGAWETSHGHISETGHSGRYHGERVGLDNNVNWDVVGISPGKWLVYHQCRVDIGSEIAIALYKDGVTLTPEEKAAAIAALPGPADLYSECPE; this is encoded by the exons ATGGCCGTCATCGCCCCTCTCGTGCTGGTGCTGGCGCTGGCAGCCGCAGTGCTCGGCGAGTGCCACAACCCGCCCGCCGTCGACAACCTGGACTCCAGCGAG ATCCTTGGCACGTGGAAAGCCATCGCCTGGCCCAAGAAGTACAACGGCAAGTACAAGTGCGGCAACCAGACCTTGGAgcgcagcggtgacgtcatcaacTACGTAATCCACCAGTACAACGTCAC CGCCGGCGCCTGGGAGACCAGTCACGGACACATCAGCGAGACCGGACACTCCGGACGGTATCACGGAGAGAGAGTCGGTCTGGACAACA ATGTGAACTGGGACGTGGTGGGCATCTCCCCGGGCAAGTGGCTGGTCTACCACCAGTGCCGCGTGGACATCGGCAGCG AGATCGCCATCGCGCTGTACAAGGACGGAGTGACCTTGACCCCCGAGGAGAAGGCCGCCGCCATCGCCGCCCTGCCGGGCCCTGCTGACCTGTACTCCGAGTGCCCGGAGTAG